A genome region from Baekduia alba includes the following:
- the argB gene encoding acetylglutamate kinase, whose protein sequence is MRDVSTLLEALPYIREFHGRTVVIKYGGAAMEDPALREDFARDVVLLKYVGMNAIVVHGGGPDITAYMERLSIPVEFVGGLRVSTEETVEIAKMVLIGKVNKDIVSRLNRHGQSAIGLSGDDGRLFLCERTSAPGGEDVGFVGRITRVNVDVLKHIADDYIPVIASVGTDREGNSYNINADEAAGAVARALRAYKVIFLTDVSGWLRDPSNPLSRISQASAEEVETALTQIEGGMRPKLQACIEAIHGGVTAAHIVDGRVPHSIMLELFTDEGIGTKIRAAS, encoded by the coding sequence ATGCGCGACGTCAGCACACTTCTCGAGGCACTTCCCTACATCCGGGAGTTCCACGGGCGAACGGTCGTCATCAAGTACGGCGGCGCGGCGATGGAGGACCCGGCGCTGCGCGAGGACTTCGCCCGCGACGTCGTGCTGCTCAAGTACGTGGGGATGAACGCGATCGTGGTCCACGGCGGCGGGCCCGACATCACCGCCTACATGGAGCGGCTCTCGATCCCGGTGGAGTTCGTCGGCGGGCTGCGCGTCTCCACCGAGGAGACCGTCGAGATCGCCAAGATGGTGTTGATCGGCAAGGTCAACAAGGACATCGTGTCGCGCCTGAACCGCCACGGCCAGTCCGCGATCGGGCTCAGCGGCGACGACGGGCGGCTGTTCCTCTGCGAGCGCACGTCGGCGCCGGGTGGGGAGGACGTCGGGTTCGTCGGCCGGATCACGCGGGTCAACGTCGACGTCCTCAAGCACATCGCCGACGACTACATCCCGGTGATCGCCTCGGTCGGCACCGATCGCGAAGGCAACTCCTACAACATCAACGCGGACGAGGCGGCGGGCGCCGTGGCGCGCGCGCTGCGCGCCTACAAGGTGATCTTCCTCACGGACGTCTCCGGCTGGCTGCGCGACCCCTCCAACCCGTTGTCGCGCATCTCGCAGGCGAGCGCCGAGGAGGTCGAGACCGCGTTGACGCAGATCGAGGGCGGGATGCGGCCCAAGCTCCAGGCCTGCATCGAGGCGATCCACGGCGGCGTGACCGCCGCGCACATCGTCGACGGGCGCGTGCCGCACTCGATCATGCTGGAGCTGTTCACCGACGAGGGCATTGGCACGAAGATCCGAGCTGCGTCATGA
- a CDS encoding argininosuccinate synthase — protein sequence MTDDQLLQPHEPAASYLARPDQVGRVCLLYSGGLDTSVMLKWIQDEYDAEVVALTINLGQPGEDYDVVREKALQLGAVDARVIDAREEFARDFIAPAIKANAIYGLNYPLFTALGRPLIAKIAVDIARETGCDTIAHGCTGKGNDQVRIDGTVATLAPELKIIAPVRDWKMGRDEEIAYAREHGIPVKGGTETAPYSIDDNIWGRSSEGKWIEDLDHAPDDDVFQLVTRPEEAPDESEIVEIEFEEGVPVGLNGERLGLVELLDRVGALGMKHGVGIVDHIEDRIVGLKVRDIYEVPAAAILLPAHAELERLVGTIHQNRFKSGLDQQWAYLVYAGLWWEPLRTDIDAYMNEVNRFVTGKIGMKLYKGMARVVTRESPNAVYDAQLATFSESGGLFSQQASPGFIELWSLQSRLAWRLRNEDRG from the coding sequence ATGACCGACGATCAGCTGTTGCAGCCCCACGAGCCCGCCGCCTCCTACCTCGCGCGCCCCGACCAAGTCGGGCGCGTCTGCCTGCTGTACTCGGGCGGGCTGGACACGAGCGTCATGCTCAAGTGGATCCAGGACGAGTACGACGCCGAGGTCGTGGCGCTGACGATCAACCTGGGGCAGCCGGGCGAGGACTACGACGTCGTCCGCGAGAAGGCGCTGCAGCTGGGCGCGGTGGACGCGCGGGTCATCGACGCGCGCGAGGAGTTCGCCCGCGACTTCATCGCCCCGGCGATCAAGGCCAACGCCATCTACGGCCTCAACTACCCGCTGTTCACCGCGCTGGGCCGGCCGCTGATCGCGAAGATCGCGGTGGACATCGCGCGCGAGACCGGCTGCGACACGATCGCCCACGGCTGCACGGGCAAGGGCAACGACCAGGTCCGCATCGACGGCACGGTCGCGACGCTCGCGCCCGAGCTCAAGATCATCGCGCCGGTGCGCGACTGGAAGATGGGCCGCGACGAGGAGATCGCCTACGCGCGCGAGCACGGGATCCCGGTCAAGGGCGGGACCGAGACCGCGCCGTACTCGATCGACGACAACATCTGGGGCCGGTCGAGCGAGGGCAAGTGGATCGAGGACCTCGACCACGCGCCCGACGACGACGTCTTCCAGCTCGTCACGCGCCCCGAGGAGGCGCCGGACGAGTCGGAGATCGTGGAGATCGAGTTCGAGGAGGGCGTGCCGGTCGGGCTCAACGGCGAGCGGCTCGGGCTGGTCGAGCTGCTGGACCGCGTCGGCGCGCTGGGCATGAAGCACGGCGTCGGGATCGTCGACCACATCGAGGACCGGATCGTGGGCCTGAAGGTCCGCGACATCTACGAGGTCCCCGCGGCCGCGATCCTGCTCCCGGCGCACGCCGAGCTGGAGCGCCTGGTCGGGACGATCCACCAGAACCGCTTCAAGTCCGGCCTGGACCAGCAGTGGGCCTACCTCGTCTACGCCGGCCTGTGGTGGGAGCCGCTGCGCACCGACATCGACGCCTACATGAACGAGGTCAACCGGTTCGTGACGGGCAAGATCGGGATGAAGCTCTACAAGGGCATGGCGCGCGTCGTGACGCGCGAGTCCCCGAACGCGGTCTACGACGCGCAGCTCGCGACGTTCAGCGAGTCGGGCGGGCTGTTCTCCCAGCAGGCGTCGCCGGGCTTCATCGAGCTGTGGTCGCTGCAGTCGCGGCTGGCTTGGCGTCTGCGCAACGAGGACCGTGGGTAG
- a CDS encoding aspartate aminotransferase family protein: MSGVVLDDGALVPAYARQPVQFVRGQGASLWDADGVEYLDLQTGLAVTSVGHSHPAVVEAIRAQAAQLIHVGNLFRATAPGAELAQRLASSSLGGRVHFANSGTEANEAAIKMARKAKRGGNVVSVHRGFHGRTYGSLSATPQEAKQAPFAPLVPGFFAVAPTVEALTAAIDDACAAVILEPIQGESGVYVLDDAVLRAAREACDRVGAALIFDEVQVGLGRTGKLWAYEHTGVVPDLMTVAKALGGGLPIGAVVTNERFAEGFEAGDHGSTFAGGPVPCAAGVAVFDIVSDPALLARVRERGERLRHQLAELPGVVEVRGRGFILAAELDPSRAEPATALIGRALRDERLVLNATGPTTLRFLPPLTITDAELDDALARIARLLDPQVSA, from the coding sequence GTGAGCGGCGTCGTGCTCGACGACGGCGCGCTCGTCCCCGCCTACGCGCGGCAGCCGGTCCAGTTCGTCCGCGGTCAGGGCGCATCGTTGTGGGACGCCGACGGCGTCGAGTACCTGGACCTGCAGACCGGCCTCGCGGTCACCTCGGTGGGCCACTCGCACCCGGCCGTCGTCGAGGCGATCCGGGCGCAGGCCGCGCAGCTGATCCACGTCGGCAACCTGTTCCGGGCCACCGCGCCGGGCGCGGAGCTGGCGCAGCGGCTGGCCTCGTCGTCGCTCGGCGGCCGCGTGCACTTCGCCAACTCCGGGACCGAGGCCAACGAGGCCGCGATCAAGATGGCGCGCAAGGCCAAGCGCGGCGGCAACGTCGTCTCGGTGCACCGCGGCTTCCACGGCCGCACGTACGGCTCGCTGTCCGCCACGCCGCAGGAGGCCAAGCAGGCGCCGTTCGCGCCGCTGGTCCCGGGGTTCTTCGCCGTCGCGCCGACGGTCGAGGCGCTGACGGCCGCGATCGACGACGCCTGCGCGGCCGTGATCCTGGAGCCGATCCAGGGCGAGAGCGGCGTCTACGTGCTCGACGACGCGGTGCTGCGGGCCGCGCGCGAGGCGTGCGACCGCGTCGGCGCCGCGCTGATCTTCGACGAGGTGCAGGTCGGGCTGGGCCGGACCGGGAAGCTCTGGGCCTACGAGCACACCGGCGTCGTGCCCGACCTCATGACGGTCGCCAAGGCGCTGGGCGGCGGGCTGCCGATCGGCGCCGTCGTCACCAACGAGCGCTTCGCCGAGGGCTTCGAGGCCGGCGACCACGGCTCGACGTTCGCGGGCGGCCCGGTCCCGTGCGCGGCGGGCGTCGCGGTCTTCGACATCGTCAGCGACCCCGCGCTCCTCGCGCGCGTGCGTGAGCGCGGCGAGCGGCTGCGCCACCAGCTGGCCGAGCTGCCCGGCGTCGTCGAGGTCCGCGGGCGCGGCTTCATCCTCGCCGCCGAGCTCGATCCGTCGCGCGCCGAGCCGGCGACCGCGCTGATCGGCCGGGCGCTGCGTGACGAGCGGCTGGTGCTCAACGCCACCGGCCCGACCACGCTTCGCTTCCTTCCTCCTTTGACCATCACCGACGCCGAGCTGGACGACGCCCTCGCCCGCATCGCGCGTCTCCTCGACCCCCAAGTGAGCGCATGA